The following nucleotide sequence is from Staphylococcus chromogenes.
CTTCAATTTAAAATTATAGGTCTCAAAAGTTTTTCACCTTTTAACCTTATCGGTGATACATTATAACGATGTCCTTTAGCACTTGTTAAACATGATGTATCTTTTTGTTTTCCATCCACATGAGATAAAACATGAATGGAATACCTAATATCGCAAGCACAATACTTGCAGGTAATTGTATCGGCGCAAACAACTGGCTTCCTAAACTATCCGCAAACACCATCACTGTACCACCAATCAACAAATTAAAAATGATTTTTGTTTCTAATCCTCCAAAAGTAATACGCTGAACCAATTGAGGAATCACGATGCCGATAAATCCAATCACGCCGACATATCCAATAATTGTTGCGGAGAGCGCCGTGGCAATGACTAATGTCACCATGGATAGCCGCTCTGTTTTTACACCCAAACCTTGACTTGATAACACATTGAGTTGCAATAATTTTAATTGAGGTAACAATCCCCCAACCAATACTAATGCTAAGATGAGGGCCGAACCGATGAGGAGGACCTCACGCATTTCCGCTGCTGCAAATCCCCCAAACATATAATTTAAAATATTTTGCAACTTACGGGGATTGAACTGAACTAATAAATATAAACATGCATTCATCATAGCACCAATCATAATTCCCGACAAAATTAACATTCTGGTCGGGTATCCTTTTGAAATGATTTGTGCGACAAAGATGACAATCATTAGTGAGACAAGTCCAAACAAAATCGCAATAGGCGCTATCCAAATAAACGAGAGCCCTAAAAAAACAGTCACTGCGGCACCTAACGTTGTCCCATTCGCTAACCCAAGGGTGAAGCTATCGGCTAGAGGATTGTTCAGTATTAATTGAAATAAACATCCTGCTAAAGTGAGTCCCATCCCAGAGAGCAAGGCCAGTAACACACGGGGAAGTCTCACCTCTAAAACAAGGGTCTGTGCATAAGGGAATGTCCAGTCCATAAACCCAAATAGACTATAAAGTACAACTAAGATTAAAAGAAATCCCCATAAACCAAACGTTATGAGGTCTCTTTTTTTATTTTTTTGCATCAATAGCATCACTCAACTTTTTCATTGCTTC
It contains:
- a CDS encoding FecCD family ABC transporter permease; protein product: MQKNKKRDLITFGLWGFLLILVVLYSLFGFMDWTFPYAQTLVLEVRLPRVLLALLSGMGLTLAGCLFQLILNNPLADSFTLGLANGTTLGAAVTVFLGLSFIWIAPIAILFGLVSLMIVIFVAQIISKGYPTRMLILSGIMIGAMMNACLYLLVQFNPRKLQNILNYMFGGFAAAEMREVLLIGSALILALVLVGGLLPQLKLLQLNVLSSQGLGVKTERLSMVTLVIATALSATIIGYVGVIGFIGIVIPQLVQRITFGGLETKIIFNLLIGGTVMVFADSLGSQLFAPIQLPASIVLAILGIPFMFYLMWMENKKIHHV